One genomic segment of Oncorhynchus nerka isolate Pitt River linkage group LG16, Oner_Uvic_2.0, whole genome shotgun sequence includes these proteins:
- the LOC115144163 gene encoding zinc finger protein 585A-like isoform X1 translates to MRGHVSVKNGEEGGCGGSGLALSAVVRPAGGTAKFSPPLPLPALRLMVPPLRLVSAAIWQTIRQSHVMDYGVLEEFVTMVTDVVPELLNDSQRAQLILGLRARLVLELCRSKPFTDLQTIQPHLDRIKTLTPLWGTQADAEVGLSESSFLGLVQTLLKDPDEREHFFQDVFPVEFGSSYDAAIQKLMWQFLSRLEKLLPVSNFQQAALLLSDSSSLLEECVKSVSHPQQLKTLLQYHRDLGQLDNHDTLSSSDGDCILSALCLPPVERVVIATEQTDSETHVSSLNVFMDTFTKELEVDSATLGKYTEMEPGTNMDVIAEDRVECKRKEKASSVINDKEEDNSEFAETEEVEPAYETVLVLGEDGKMAPLVKTNKLKGLKRDRNDTSGMPDGKKHRTPSPPQMKSIDLSDTIISSMLHKPSVELQRIDTANLTLPLEPVRRNRGRKMKTLLARELKQTKTEFSEQKKRVCKRVKTPQNPNMCTVCGRVLSRFSDMNKHMQTHKNGRTYQCRNCQKTFKHLYTLQTHRKSCLFGTGQQEEIPSVEGSSVPFTMCEAEFAQSSIDRRTCKVCGKIVHRIGYLSTHMKIHSTTRHYSLGEAKAVQKASPEGEDTEPSSGVTIEATPEDSDSSSTSTPQDLSYDPELSQIKRPKCSSTAKKSNRKTFQKPKHMCCICGKYVTAGAFEYHMRTHSGERPFSCPHPQCGMKFIHSGGLRVHLRRYCKVRTVDAAELDSFNIRFECDKCEKTFTIQSKLRKHKLIHGPLYCTGCRKVLPDLETLTRHKLWHRPVQCSMCEESFMLTNLRTHYLDVHKFSGPFVCTHCPKSYKKFHSLIKHEMVHTGNLPLQCSQCPKRFIYNYDLVEHEKRHSDDRPCLCWECGKAFCTNIDLKQHMQNSHGEKSTECRFPCRHCGKPFRLSNSRANHEKTKHGGVRYPCTYCGKQFVCANALKRHDLIHTGERPFKCNHKSCDKAFRSRAELRIHMRYHTGERPFKCNVCGKGFVQANYLTTHYRTHTGEKPYSCSVCDKSFNYHDSLKRHMSTHSNEKPYKCLDCGKAFERKTLLNVHKRSCTSLLKC, encoded by the exons ATGAGAGGACACGTTTCAGTAAAAAATG gtgaagaaggcggatgtggaggttctgggctggcgttgtctgcagttgtgaggccagctggaggtactgccaaattct ctccccctcttcctctccccgctCTGCGCCTCATGGTCCCACCACTGCGCCTGGTCTCAGCAGCCATCTGGCAAACGATCCGGCAGAGTCACGTGATGGATTATGGGGTGCTGGAGGAGTTTGTTACCATGGTCACAGATGTGGTTCCAGAGCTTCTGAATGACAGTCAGAGGGCCCAACTTATTCTGGGTCTTCGAGCACgg CTGGTCCTGGAGTTGTGTCGCTCGAAGCCGTTCACAGACCTCCAGACCATTCAGCCACACCTGGACAGGATCAAGACCCTTACACCTCTCTGGGGGACACAG GCTGATGCAGAGGTGGGATTATCTGAATCCAGCTTCCTGGGGCTGGTTCAAACCCTTCTGAAAGACCCAGATGAGAGGGAACATTTCTTCCAG GATGTTTTTCCTGTAGAATTTGGTTCCAGTTATGATGCAGCCATACAGAAACTCATGTGGCAATTCCTTTCGAGACTGGAGAAGCTACTTCCTGTGTCAAACTTCCAACAG GCTGCCTTGCTGCTCAGcgactcctcctctcttcttgagGAATGTGTTAAGTCAGTGTCTCACCCTCAGCAGCTGAAAACCCTGCTTCAGTACCACAGAGACCTTGGCCAGCTGGACAACCATG ATACTCTGTCTTCTTCCGATGGGGACTGCATTctctcagctctctgtctccctccagtagAAAGGGTGGTGATTGCAACTGAACAGACAGATTCAGAAACACACGTATCATCCTTGAACGTCTTTATGGATACATTCACCAAAGAGTTGGAGGTGGACTCTGCAACACTTGGAAAGTACACAGAGATGGAACCCGGGACAAATATGGATGTAATAGCAGAGGATAGGGTGGAATGTAAGAGAAAGGAAAAAGCATCCTCAGTTATTAATGACAAGGAAGAGGATAATTCAGAGTTTGCTGAGACTGAAGAGGTGGAACCAGCGTATGAAACAGTGTTGGTTTTAGGGGAAGATGGGAAGATGGCACCTTTAGTCAAAACCAATAAACTCAAAGGGCTCAAAAGAGACAGAAATGACACCAGTGGCATGCCTGATGGAAAAAAACACCGAACACCTAGCCCTCCACAAATGAAAAGCATAGACCTGTCTGATACGATCATATCGTCCATGCTTCACAAGCCCTCAGTGGAGCTACAAAGGATTGACACCGCTAACCTGACGTTGCCCTTAGAACCAGTGAGAAGAAACAGGGGTCGTAAGATGAAGACCTTGCTAGCACGAGAATTGAAGCAAACCAAAACTGAATTTTCAGAACAGAAAAAACGTGTCTGCAAGAGAGTTAAAACACCCCAAAACCCCAATATGTGCACAGTGTGTGGACGTGTCTTATCCCGCTTTTCAGACATGAATAAGCACATGCAAACCCATAAGAACGGTCGCACCTATCAGTGTCGCAATTGTCAGAAGACTTTCAAGCACTTGTACACTTTGCAAACTCACAGAAAGTCATGTCTGTTTGGAACTGGGCAACAAGAGGAGATTCCCTCTGTAGAGGGCAGTAGTGTTCCGTTTACTATGTGTGAGGCAGAATTCGCACAATCCTCAATAGACCGTAGAACATGCAAGGTGTGTGGCAAGATTGTGCATCGCATTGGATACTTGAGTACCCACATGAAGATTCACTCTACGACTCGTCACTATTCACTCGGAGAAGCGAAAGCAGTCCAGAAAGCATCACCTGAGGGAGAAGACACAGAGCCATCCAGTGGTGTTACTATTGAGGCAACACCTGAGGACAGTGACTCATCCTCCACCAGTACTCCCCAGGACCTATCTTACGACCCAGAACTCAGCCAGATCAAAAGACCAAAGTGCTCCAGCACAGCAAAGAAGTCAAACCGAAAAACCTTCCAAAAACCAAAACATATGTGCTGTATTTGTGGTAAATACGTGACTGCTGGAGCCTTTGAGTATCACATGAGAACTCACTCAGGCGAGCGCCCTTTCTCCTGCCCTCATCCTCAGTGTGGGATGAAGTTCATACACAGCGGAGGTTTGCGGGTCCATCTCAGACGCTATTGCAAGGTTCGGACAGTTGACGCTGCTGAGCTCGACAGCTTCAACATACGTTTTGAGTGTGACAAATGTGAGAAGACATTCACGATCCAATCAAAACTGAGGAAACACAAACTTATCCACGGCCCGCTCTACTGCACAGGGTGCAGGAAGGTATTGCCTGACTTAGAAACTTTAACCAGACACAAGCTTTGGCACAGGCCCGTTCAGTGCAGCATGTGTGAGGAGAGCTTCATGCTCACAAACCTCAGAACACACTATCTGGATGTCCATAAGTTCAGCGGACCGTTCGTCTGCACCCACTGTCCGAAAAGCTACAAGAAGTTCCATTCCCTCATCAAACACGAGATGGTTCACACCGGGAACCTCCCCTTACAGTGCTCCCAGTGTCCAAAGAGATTCATCTACAATTACGACCTAGTTGAACACGAGAAAAGGCACTCTGACGACAGGCCTTGTCTCTGCTGGGAGTGTGGCAAGGCCTTCTGTACCAACATTGACCTGAAACAACACATGCAGAATAGCCACGGTGAAAAATCCACAGAGTGTCGTTTCCCGTGTCGCCATTGTGGGAAACCCTTCAGGCTTAGTAATTCCCGTGCGAACCATGAGAAGACTAAGCATGGTGGGGTGCGTTACCCGTGTACGTACTGTGGCAAGCAGTTTGTTTGTGCAAATGCATTGAAAAGGCATGATCTGATTCACACGGGGGAGAGACCTTTTAAATGCAACCATAAGAGTTGTGATAAGGCTTTCAGGTCGAGAGCTGAACTGAGGATACACATGAGATACCATACTGGAGAGCGGCCGTTCAAGTGCAACGTCTGTGGAAAGGGCTTTGTTCAAGCCAATTATCTCACTACGCACTACAGGACTCATACAGGGGAGAAGCCGTATTCATGTTCCGTCTGTGACAAAAGCTTTAACTACCATGACTCCCTGAAGAGACACATGTCTACACACTCAAACGAGAAGCCTTATAAATGCTTGGACTGTGGAAAAGCTTTCGAACGTAAAACTCTGTTGAATGTACATAAACGATCATGTACATCATTATTGAAATGTTAA